In Bos indicus x Bos taurus breed Angus x Brahman F1 hybrid chromosome 21, Bos_hybrid_MaternalHap_v2.0, whole genome shotgun sequence, one DNA window encodes the following:
- the LINS1 gene encoding protein Lines homolog 1 isoform X3 yields METFFEALEQLYKKVLLGATLENDSHDYIFYLYPAFSDQDCSTTTSSDCSNAPDVQDKQEPSSVSLPTFSVAPMCLQRHSQMSSTREIMLLQLTVIKVMITRILSVETEFHAKEKYRDIIKILLKSSDIESQLTCMFQNSEKLLSHMAAKCLALILYFQLKEKITLSNSWISFCQKNISEYSESNKVVYCLWILTFVIKEIFKDTSSQKTEILKQFLTPFDTLFEAFYKSLLSQHFENHQDASKLINSLICFLELLELLIASRIYLKLHYTCQRILFLKPSCVFDVITWPIQAFVKRKLIIFIKKCLLCKVGEDLCRGSVPTFMPPDNPLDVDLLALASAVLQAVDLGLLRTLSVRGKCSCFGGGEVLAGYEHDPGPDHVILRALSLLIIRSLEIKFQNCSSANEMKVDYQRFMSELLTFLKPHLQPSLQSHNLCEWLSRVFIEQDDDMLEAAKALLGIYLKLTRERDFLLMVVGVVLCCQFLLVL; encoded by the exons ATGGAAACTTTCTTTGAAGCTTTAGAACAATTATACAAGAAGGTACTTCTTGGAGCCACACTTGAAAATGACAGCCATGATTACATCTTTTATCTCTACCCAGCATTTTCAGATCAAGATTGTTCTACAACCACCTCCTCAGACTGCTCAAACGCCCCTGATGTTCAGGACAAGCAGGAGCCATCCTCTGTCAGTTTACCTACCTTTTCTGTAGCACCTATGTGTTTGCAGAGACATTCTCAGATGAGCAGTACCCGAGAAATAATGCTCCTTCAGTTAACAGTGATCAAAGTGATGATAACCAGAATATTGTCTGTGGAAACTGAATTCCATGCAAAGGAGAAATACAGAGatataattaaaattcttttaaaatcatcTGACATCGAATCTCAATTG ACCTGTATGTTCCAAAACTCGGAAAAATTGTTATCTCACATGGCTGCAAAGTGTCTTGCACTAATTCTGTATTTCCAACTGAAGGAAAAG ATAACATTGAGTAATTCCTGGATTTCTTTTTgccaaaaaaatatttctgaatattcTGAAAGTAATAAAGTAGTGTACTGCCTCTGGATACTTACCTTTGTAattaaagaaatctttaaagaTACATCTTCACAAAAAACAG AAATTCTAAAACAGTTCCTGACTCCTTTTGACACTCTTTTTGAAGCCTTTTACAAGTCCTTACTTTCTCAGCATTTTGAAAACCACCAAGATGCTTCTAAACTAATAAACAGTTTGATATGTTTCCTGGAATTGCTTGAACTTCTTATAGCCTCCAGAATCTACCTGAAGTTACATTACACTTGCCagaggattttatttttgaaacctTCTTGTGTGTTTGATGTTATTACCTGGCCTATTCAGGCTTTTGTCAAAAGGAAGTTGATCATCTTCATCAAAAAGTGCCTTCTCTGCAAAGTGGGTGAAGACCTTTGTCGGGGATCTGTCCCTACCTTCATGCCACCAGATAACCCTTTGGATGTGGACCTGTTAGCTTTGGCCAGTGCTGTTCTGCAAGCTGTGGATTTGGGCTTGTTGAGGACATTGTCTGTCCGTGGAAAATGTTCCTGCTTTGGAGGTGGTGAAGTCCTAGCTGGATATGAGCATGACCCTGGTCCAGATCATGTGATTCTTAGAGCATTGAGTTTACTTATCATAAGATCCTTAGAAATCAAGTTTCAAAATTGTTCTTCAGCAAATGAAATGAAAG ttGATTACCAGAGGTTCATGTCTGAGTTACTGACCTTCTTAAAGCCTCACCTTCAGCCCTCTCTGCAATCACACAATCTCTGTGAGTGGTTGTCTAGGGTCTTCATAGAACAAGACGATGACATGCTGGAGGCTGCCAAAGCATTGCTGGGCATCTACCTGAAGTTGACCag AGAAAGGGATTTCTTACTAATGGTTGTCGGTGTGGTGTTGTGCTGCCAGTTCTTACTTGTGTTATGA
- the LINS1 gene encoding protein Lines homolog 1 isoform X1, with translation METFFEALEQLYKKVLLGATLENDSHDYIFYLYPAFSDQDCSTTTSSDCSNAPDVQDKQEPSSVSLPTFSVAPMCLQRHSQMSSTREIMLLQLTVIKVMITRILSVETEFHAKEKYRDIIKILLKSSDIESQLTCMFQNSEKLLSHMAAKCLALILYFQLKEKITLSNSWISFCQKNISEYSESNKVVYCLWILTFVIKEIFKDTSSQKTEILKQFLTPFDTLFEAFYKSLLSQHFENHQDASKLINSLICFLELLELLIASRIYLKLHYTCQRILFLKPSCVFDVITWPIQAFVKRKLIIFIKKCLLCKVGEDLCRGSVPTFMPPDNPLDVDLLALASAVLQAVDLGLLRTLSVRGKCSCFGGGEVLAGYEHDPGPDHVILRALSLLIIRSLEIKFQNCSSANEMKVDYQRFMSELLTFLKPHLQPSLQSHNLCEWLSRVFIEQDDDMLEAAKALLGIYLKLTRECEATESLTQEKEMWNHHTHENGYNPHCIFLFLLKNIGFDPTVLLDFLISSETCFLEYFVRYLKLLQKDWDNFLTICNYFDVTESKDNIHICCISSLVQGRNSNSAEASPLAVVGSHTDAHSWVSWASAASSEPLNHGVTLEKAHTKLQANCLSTPGASQSLVDYDSSDDSEEGSTSLCLVNSRLTSSHQEAMKKTQDTFGASGDKKELSPESQSRPLVTEESNTLFSVYCDIAPNNTASEVGISYRTVKCFEELQGAIYRLQKKNLFPYNPTALLKLLKHIETIYNKSMTPS, from the exons ATGGAAACTTTCTTTGAAGCTTTAGAACAATTATACAAGAAGGTACTTCTTGGAGCCACACTTGAAAATGACAGCCATGATTACATCTTTTATCTCTACCCAGCATTTTCAGATCAAGATTGTTCTACAACCACCTCCTCAGACTGCTCAAACGCCCCTGATGTTCAGGACAAGCAGGAGCCATCCTCTGTCAGTTTACCTACCTTTTCTGTAGCACCTATGTGTTTGCAGAGACATTCTCAGATGAGCAGTACCCGAGAAATAATGCTCCTTCAGTTAACAGTGATCAAAGTGATGATAACCAGAATATTGTCTGTGGAAACTGAATTCCATGCAAAGGAGAAATACAGAGatataattaaaattcttttaaaatcatcTGACATCGAATCTCAATTG ACCTGTATGTTCCAAAACTCGGAAAAATTGTTATCTCACATGGCTGCAAAGTGTCTTGCACTAATTCTGTATTTCCAACTGAAGGAAAAG ATAACATTGAGTAATTCCTGGATTTCTTTTTgccaaaaaaatatttctgaatattcTGAAAGTAATAAAGTAGTGTACTGCCTCTGGATACTTACCTTTGTAattaaagaaatctttaaagaTACATCTTCACAAAAAACAG AAATTCTAAAACAGTTCCTGACTCCTTTTGACACTCTTTTTGAAGCCTTTTACAAGTCCTTACTTTCTCAGCATTTTGAAAACCACCAAGATGCTTCTAAACTAATAAACAGTTTGATATGTTTCCTGGAATTGCTTGAACTTCTTATAGCCTCCAGAATCTACCTGAAGTTACATTACACTTGCCagaggattttatttttgaaacctTCTTGTGTGTTTGATGTTATTACCTGGCCTATTCAGGCTTTTGTCAAAAGGAAGTTGATCATCTTCATCAAAAAGTGCCTTCTCTGCAAAGTGGGTGAAGACCTTTGTCGGGGATCTGTCCCTACCTTCATGCCACCAGATAACCCTTTGGATGTGGACCTGTTAGCTTTGGCCAGTGCTGTTCTGCAAGCTGTGGATTTGGGCTTGTTGAGGACATTGTCTGTCCGTGGAAAATGTTCCTGCTTTGGAGGTGGTGAAGTCCTAGCTGGATATGAGCATGACCCTGGTCCAGATCATGTGATTCTTAGAGCATTGAGTTTACTTATCATAAGATCCTTAGAAATCAAGTTTCAAAATTGTTCTTCAGCAAATGAAATGAAAG ttGATTACCAGAGGTTCATGTCTGAGTTACTGACCTTCTTAAAGCCTCACCTTCAGCCCTCTCTGCAATCACACAATCTCTGTGAGTGGTTGTCTAGGGTCTTCATAGAACAAGACGATGACATGCTGGAGGCTGCCAAAGCATTGCTGGGCATCTACCTGAAGTTGACCag AGAATGTGAAGCTACTGAAAGCTtgacccaagaaaaagaaatgtggaacCATCACACACATGAAAATGGCTATAATCcacactgtatttttttatttttattaaaaaatataggaTTTGATCCTACCGttcttcttgattttttgatTTCATCAGAAACTTGTTTTCTTGAATACTTTGTTAGATACTTAAAATTATTGCAAAAAGACTGGGATAATTTTTTAACCATTTGCAACTATTTTGATGTAACTGAATCTAAAGATAACATACATATTTGTTGTATCTCCTCACTTGTCCAAGGTAGAAACAGCAACTCAGCAGAAGCTAGTCCTTTGGCTGTTGTTGGTAGTCACACAGATGCTCATTCTTGGGTCTCCTGGGCTTCTGCTGCTTCTTCTGAACCACTGAACCATGGTGTAACGTTGGAGAAGGCCCACACCAAGCTCCAGGCTAATTGTCTTTCTACCCCAGGAGCTTCTCAAAGTCTGGTAGATTATGACAGCTCTGATGATTCTGAAGAAGGATCCACAAGCCTGTGTTTAGTAAACAGCAGACTAACGTCTTCACACCAAGAAGCAATGAAGAAAACTCAGGACACATTTGGAGCAAGTGGGGATAAAAAAGAACTTAGCCCAGAGTCTCAGTCAAGGCCTCTGGTTACTGAAGAATCTAATACCCTGTTCTCTGTTTATTGTGATATAGCCCCAAATAACACTGCTTCTGAAGTGGGAATATCTTACAGAACAGTAAAGTGCTTTGAAGAGCTACAAGGTGCCATTTACCGTTTGCAGAAGAAAAATCTGTTCCCGTATAATCCAACAGCacttttaaagttattaaaacatattgagacaatatataataaaagtatGACCCCTTCGtaa
- the LINS1 gene encoding protein Lines homolog 1 isoform X2, with protein METFFEALEQLYKKVLLGATLENDSHDYIFYLYPAFSDQDCSTTTSSDCSNAPDVQDKQEPSSVSLPTFSVAPMCLQRHSQMSSTREIMLLQLTVIKVMITRILSVETEFHAKEKYRDIIKILLKSSDIESQLTCMFQNSEKLLSHMAAKCLALILYFQLKEKITLSNSWISFCQKNISEYSESNKVVYCLWILTFVIKEIFKDTSSQKTEILKQFLTPFDTLFEAFYKSLLSQHFENHQDASKLINSLICFLELLELLIASRIYLKLHYTCQRILFLKPSCVFDVITWPIQAFVKRKLIIFIKKCLLCKVGEDLCRGSVPTFMPPDNPLDVDLLALASAVLQAVDLGLLRTLSVRGKCSCFGGGEVLAGYEHDPGPDHVILRALSLLIIRSLEIKFQNCSSANEMKVDYQRFMSELLTFLKPHLQPSLQSHNLCEWLSRVFIEQDDDMLEAAKALLGIYLKLTRNSNSAEASPLAVVGSHTDAHSWVSWASAASSEPLNHGVTLEKAHTKLQANCLSTPGASQSLVDYDSSDDSEEGSTSLCLVNSRLTSSHQEAMKKTQDTFGASGDKKELSPESQSRPLVTEESNTLFSVYCDIAPNNTASEVGISYRTVKCFEELQGAIYRLQKKNLFPYNPTALLKLLKHIETIYNKSMTPS; from the exons ATGGAAACTTTCTTTGAAGCTTTAGAACAATTATACAAGAAGGTACTTCTTGGAGCCACACTTGAAAATGACAGCCATGATTACATCTTTTATCTCTACCCAGCATTTTCAGATCAAGATTGTTCTACAACCACCTCCTCAGACTGCTCAAACGCCCCTGATGTTCAGGACAAGCAGGAGCCATCCTCTGTCAGTTTACCTACCTTTTCTGTAGCACCTATGTGTTTGCAGAGACATTCTCAGATGAGCAGTACCCGAGAAATAATGCTCCTTCAGTTAACAGTGATCAAAGTGATGATAACCAGAATATTGTCTGTGGAAACTGAATTCCATGCAAAGGAGAAATACAGAGatataattaaaattcttttaaaatcatcTGACATCGAATCTCAATTG ACCTGTATGTTCCAAAACTCGGAAAAATTGTTATCTCACATGGCTGCAAAGTGTCTTGCACTAATTCTGTATTTCCAACTGAAGGAAAAG ATAACATTGAGTAATTCCTGGATTTCTTTTTgccaaaaaaatatttctgaatattcTGAAAGTAATAAAGTAGTGTACTGCCTCTGGATACTTACCTTTGTAattaaagaaatctttaaagaTACATCTTCACAAAAAACAG AAATTCTAAAACAGTTCCTGACTCCTTTTGACACTCTTTTTGAAGCCTTTTACAAGTCCTTACTTTCTCAGCATTTTGAAAACCACCAAGATGCTTCTAAACTAATAAACAGTTTGATATGTTTCCTGGAATTGCTTGAACTTCTTATAGCCTCCAGAATCTACCTGAAGTTACATTACACTTGCCagaggattttatttttgaaacctTCTTGTGTGTTTGATGTTATTACCTGGCCTATTCAGGCTTTTGTCAAAAGGAAGTTGATCATCTTCATCAAAAAGTGCCTTCTCTGCAAAGTGGGTGAAGACCTTTGTCGGGGATCTGTCCCTACCTTCATGCCACCAGATAACCCTTTGGATGTGGACCTGTTAGCTTTGGCCAGTGCTGTTCTGCAAGCTGTGGATTTGGGCTTGTTGAGGACATTGTCTGTCCGTGGAAAATGTTCCTGCTTTGGAGGTGGTGAAGTCCTAGCTGGATATGAGCATGACCCTGGTCCAGATCATGTGATTCTTAGAGCATTGAGTTTACTTATCATAAGATCCTTAGAAATCAAGTTTCAAAATTGTTCTTCAGCAAATGAAATGAAAG ttGATTACCAGAGGTTCATGTCTGAGTTACTGACCTTCTTAAAGCCTCACCTTCAGCCCTCTCTGCAATCACACAATCTCTGTGAGTGGTTGTCTAGGGTCTTCATAGAACAAGACGATGACATGCTGGAGGCTGCCAAAGCATTGCTGGGCATCTACCTGAAGTTGACCag AAACAGCAACTCAGCAGAAGCTAGTCCTTTGGCTGTTGTTGGTAGTCACACAGATGCTCATTCTTGGGTCTCCTGGGCTTCTGCTGCTTCTTCTGAACCACTGAACCATGGTGTAACGTTGGAGAAGGCCCACACCAAGCTCCAGGCTAATTGTCTTTCTACCCCAGGAGCTTCTCAAAGTCTGGTAGATTATGACAGCTCTGATGATTCTGAAGAAGGATCCACAAGCCTGTGTTTAGTAAACAGCAGACTAACGTCTTCACACCAAGAAGCAATGAAGAAAACTCAGGACACATTTGGAGCAAGTGGGGATAAAAAAGAACTTAGCCCAGAGTCTCAGTCAAGGCCTCTGGTTACTGAAGAATCTAATACCCTGTTCTCTGTTTATTGTGATATAGCCCCAAATAACACTGCTTCTGAAGTGGGAATATCTTACAGAACAGTAAAGTGCTTTGAAGAGCTACAAGGTGCCATTTACCGTTTGCAGAAGAAAAATCTGTTCCCGTATAATCCAACAGCacttttaaagttattaaaacatattgagacaatatataataaaagtatGACCCCTTCGtaa